TCTTTCTGAGCTGCATTGGCTGCAATCACAAAACTCGCTCATTCAGTGTGTTCAGAATTATAAGTGGTGATAATTCCTGAGTTCTGGGTCCATTTGGCTGTTGAAAGCATAAGGAAGAAATAGCGCTCTCAAATGCTTATCAGTGGATGTTTCGAGCGGTCGCTCTGTTTTCTTTAGAATATCTTGGTGCTGCTGTTTCTGGATTTCAAAACTGAATTTTTGTACAGCTTTTTCTTGGATATTCAATATCAGGCTTTTACTGATCAGTAGTttgtaaaaaactgaaaaaaaaaatatttcattgtcaTTACTTTTCACGTTGTGATTAATGGGGACTTGGTGGTTTTGTGGCTATTGTAGTTCCGTGTTTTATACTGCAGCATTTGTAAACATTTTTGCTTAACTGTAATACACATATGAAAGATTCAGTGGCTGATCTCACGCTTCTGCATTAGTTTTCCCTTCGGACCTCTCAATTTCATTACTAATTTGAGAAGTTGATTTATGCTTTATCAGAATCATTATAGAAATTATCTTCCAGTTTTTATTCAAGAAGTAGCAACTAATTCAATCTCCAGTTAGTTGTCTTCATGAAACTTTAGGTGCTATTTTTTTCTGACAATTGTCAGGTTGACTGTTACTACTCATTCAGTAAATCAAGAAACCATGTATCAAACGCTTAGTGATTGTACATAGATTAAGAAAGTTGAAGGAGTGTTCTTTCTGTCATACTGTAAGACGTCTTTGTTAACATTAAAAGTTCAAAGGAAGTAAATAGTGTCATAGCTAGAACGTGTTGCCAATAGTCGTATCTTAGGCATAAGAGAGGTGATTTAATTGAACCAAGTAGCAAGTAAATGAGTTAAGAAAACCAAAACCAAATAGCATATGCATACCTTACCGAAAAAAGTACGGGAAAATTAGATTGATAAAAGATTAGTTGAGAAGAGATGAAGGTAGTTTAATATCTCAGTCAGTTTGGTTAGGGAGTGAGTTTTCGTGATGAGCCAGCCACCAGCCCCACCACCACGTCGGCATGTTCCGAAGCCGTTCCGTCGTCAGAACAGCTTTGCTGGTTTTCCAAGTACGGCACTtacaattttcaataataataacaacaattttaacattaataacaataatgatggaaGAAGCTCTAGTAAAGTTGCTAACACAGTTCCAGTATCGACTACAGTAGGTAGTTCATCAGTGGGTGCAAATCCTACAACAAGTGCACAAGTTGTAGCTGGTCCTGCTGCTCCTCCTGTATATCAGCCTCCCCCAGCTGGAAGCAGACCTCCTACTGGATTTTATTCTTTACCAAGGCACAACAGGCCTGGACATTTAAGTCGAACACTTGGAGTAGGGTTTCACCTTCTTTCCAGGGCTCCATCATCAGGTATAAATCCTGGTCCAAGTGCAGCAGAGCAATTAGGAATAAATGCTCCTTCACTTCCTAAAGCTCATCGTAGAAATCTAAGTGAGGGAAACACTGGAGAAAGTTCTAAAGTACTACAAATAAGTTTAGGTTCTTTACCAAGGAATAAAAGCTCCTCTAAAGAATCATCGCCTATTGTTTCAGGTGAACCAAAGTTAAAATCTTCAGGAAGTAAAAAAGGTGGTAAGGATGGAGACAGTAAATCTCGAAGGAGAGATCCTGATTATCAGTCCCTTCCTAGGCGCTCACAAAAAGATCTTCCAAGTAAGAGATCTCCTAAAGAGAGCGAAAGTAAGAGTCAGTCTTCATCCAAAAAGTATGATATTGAACCAAAATACAAATCTCTGCCAAGACGACACGATGGAGAGGCTAAATACCAATTAGCTAACACTAAACATGAAACAGATCCTAAATATCAGTCACTACCACGGAGGCACACTGGTTGTGGTAAATGTCCAACATTCCCCAGAAAACGTAATGATGACTCCAGTAATGTAACTCGCACAGAAAAGAAACCAGAAGTCATTCCAGTTCCTCAACTACCCTCATCACCAAAAAGGCAAGATGGAGACACTAGCCATCCGCCATCCTCTCCAAAAAAACGAACCAGTGATCGTAATGTTCTCTCATCTCCAAAGAAAAGAGAAGTGGGACAGTCCCCACCTAAAGCCTTTGAAAAGCCATTGGTTCCCCATTTGTCTTCTTCTCCTAAACGGCGCCATTCAGAATCAAAATATCAGTCTCTGGTTCTCAAACAGTATGATATTGACCCTAAATATCAAGAGCTACCTTTAAAGAAACCTGAGGTAGATCCAAAGTATCAAACAGTACCGCAAAAGAGACATGACCATGAAAGCAAATATCAGTCAATTCCACTTAATCAGTCAATTCCACTTAAGCAGTATGGTGCCGATTTGAAATATCAGGCAGTCCCACAGAGACGATATGAATTATTTGATCCTAAATATCATGCTGTTCCTACACAAAGGTATTTTGTTGACTCAAAATATCAGACTGTTCCTCAAAAGCGCCATGATCCGGAGCCAAGGTATCATTCTGTTCCAACCAGTGTACCAGACACAAACATGAAATATCAGCCTATACCTGCACCAAGATATGACATAACTCCTCAGTATCGAACAATACCACCTCGGAGGCATGAATCAGACACTAGGTATCAACCTCCTCAACCGCCAAAGACTGATAATTATCCCAAATTTCAACCGGTGCCTTTAAAGAGAAATGGTGAACCTAATTACCATCAGTTTACATCAAGAGCTCAGGAGCCGGACCCAAAATATCAACAGTTACCTCCAAAACGAATAGAACCTGATCCCAAATTTCATCATTATCCACAGAGGCCCAATGGCGAGCCAAATTATGCATCTGTACCTGCAAGACCCCATGAAATAGATCCAAAACGGCAGCATCCGCATCCACATCCTCACCCTCACCCTCACCCTCACCCTCATCCTCACACTCACCCTCACCAACATCCAAATCAACAACaaccccatcaacaacaaccccaTCAACAGCAACCCCATCAACAGCAACCCCATCAACAACATCCCCATCAACAACACCCTCATCACCAACACCCTCATCAGCAACATCCACATCAACAACATCCACATCAGCAACATCAGCATCCGCATCAACATCCACATCCACATCCTCATCAGCATCCACATGCAATTCCTCACGTTCACGCTCATCCTCATGTTCATACTCATTCACATGGCCCTCCCGAGTATGAGGCAAAATATCAACAGCTACCTCCAAGACCAGACATTGAACCAAAATATCAGCAGATACTTCAACGTCCTGATATAGAGCCGAACTTCCAGCATCTCCCAAGGAGACCAGACATTGAACCGAGTTATCAACCCTTACCAAGGAGGAATGATGTTGAACCAGCATATCAGATTCTTTCCGGAAGACCAGATATTGAGCCTAAGTACCAACAACTGCCAAGACGACCAGACATTGAGCCCAATTTACCGAAGATGCCTCCTCTTAGATCAGACATTGAATTGAAGCCCCACTATACACCACCCAAACCTGATATTGAACCTAAATATCAACATATTCCTTTAAGAAAACCAGATGGTGAGCCTAAGTATCAGCAGTTACCACCAAGAAAGGTAGAAGGAGAGTCTAAATATGATCCTAAATATCAACCACTGCCTCAAAGAAGGCCAGATGGTGAACCAAGTTATCAACCACTTTTACCCAGAAAACCTGACATCGAACCTAAATATCAACAACTCCCTGCATATAGACCCAATGGTGATCCTAAATATCCTCAGTTTCCACTAAGAATGCAAGAAGAATCAAAATATTCTCAGCTGGCACCGAGGGACTTTGATCCTAAGTATCAACAACTCCCAACAAGAAGAGTTGAAGGGGAGGCAAAAAGTCAACCTCTTCCTTTAAGAAGACCAGATGATGAAACAAAATacccacagcttcctccaagaaaCGATTTTGATCCAAAATATCAACAACTGCCTCCTAGACGACCTGAGGGAGACCCTAGATATCACCAGCTCCCTCCTTTAAGACTGGAGGGTGAACATAAATGTCAACATATCTTGCAAAAAACTGGAGGTTATGATCCTAAATTCAAACAGCCACTGCCTCAGAGAGTTGACCCCGAACCTAAAATTCAACATCTTCCTCCTAGAAATGAATTTGATCCAAAGTATCAAGAATTGCCTCTTCGGAAGCCAGATGGACAAGGCACATATCAGCAGATTCCTCCAAAGAGGCATGAGTATGAATTCCAGCCTATAATGACTGTCAGGCCTGATGATGAACATAAACATCTTCTTCTGTCAACAGTTGGATTTGATTATGAATTTGAACCAATTCCAATTATAAAGCCTAATTATGACTTGTCCTATCCCTCCAGAAAACCAGACGGGGATAGTCATCCTAAACCTCCTGTATCTTCAAGTGGTCAAAATCATTCAGCTCAAGTGAAAGATCAGCAGATAACTTCTAAATCCCAAGTAAATGCTGCATTATTACAGGCAATCAAGGCTCCAACACCACCTGAAGAAGAAGAGCTCTATCAGCCAATACCCTCACAACCTATTACACTCTATCAACCAATTCCCTCACAGCCTATTCCTCCTAATCCTGTAACTGTAGTATCACAGCCAGATGTACCACCATCTGTCCCAGTGACAACATCATCAGTATCGATGCCTTTGCATGTGAGTGTCCAATCAAAACCACTTGGGAGTGTACCATTGTATGAAACGCTCTCCCCTAAAACACAAGATGACATGCCTGTGTATGAAACAATACCTCCTAAGGTACAAACAACTCTTCCTTTATATGAATCTCTTGTTCCCAAAGCTCCAAGTAATACTCCTCTTTATGAGACTCTCACTCCGAAGCCTTTAAATATCGAACCACAACCTGCAGTACTCAAAACTCCTGATTCTGATGTATCAACTGCTGTAAGTGAACCCCATTATCATTCTTTAGCACCCAAAATCAATGAACCTGAACCTCAGTATCAGTCATCACCAGATGCAAGAGAGGAGGATCcagtctatcaagcagttacaCCACAGATGATTCAAGATGTTAAAGAAAATTATCGTTTACTACAGCAACGGAAAGCGGTACAAGAAGCAAAAGCTTTAGCTGCTCTGACAGAGCCTAAAAGGATAAAAGGCGATAAGTATCATTCGCCAACAAAAAGGACATTTAGAGAGCGTGATAGTGAGTTGAAACATTCTCCAACTTGTAGAACTTTCCGAGAACGAGACAGTGAATCAAAACGTTCACCAACCTACAGAACATTTCGAGAACGTGAGGAAGCAAAAAATTCCCCAACCTGTCGAACTTTTAGAGATAGAGATGATGAAGTTAAGCATTCACCAACAAAACGGACATTTAGGGAGAGAGATGGGGATTCTAAACATTCACCTACATGCCGAACCTTTAGAGAGAAAGATCTTGAAGTTAAGCATTCTCCAACAAAGAGGTTATTCAAGGAAAGAGATGGTGATTCAAAGCACCAAAATTTCCCAAAGAAACCGCCTAAAAGTGAGCCTAAATATCAGCCGTTACCAAAGAGaagagagaaggaagctgagagtaaATATCAATCATCATCTCAACGAAGCTTAGCAAGTCGTAGGGATACTGCGCCGCCCCCAAATTTTAGATGGCCtccagctgatgataatgatggaaTTTATTCTAGTCTTGAATACCCAAGTGAAGGCCGTAGTGATGGACCTAGTGAAGATGAAATATATTCAAGTTTGGGTACTACAGACGATCCAGTATACCAAAGTGTTGGCGAATCATCCTATTCACGTCCTCAGCCCCCTCTACCAGCCCCCTCAAGGTACAGGCGACGAGTTGATGATCCCCCTCCACCATTACCACCTCCAAGACTAACAACAGGACCTGTGGGACCACATAACCCATTAGTTTCTCCAAGTTCCGGTGTAGCACCACCTGTTCTTGGACCGTGTGGTCCAAGGCCACCTGTACCTGGGCAACGAGATCCTTACCCTGTAGGAAGTAGTACAAGCCCAAGTCCAGAAAATCTTCTTATGCAATCGGCTCCACCTTGGCCACATCGTCAGAACCAGTTCCCAGATAACGATGAAGTGTATTCTTCCATCCCATCTTTCTTAAGCTCGTCACCAGAAGTACCTCCTGCTACATTGCCTCGTGCTGCACAAACTGGACGTGTTGCTCCCTCTGCCTCTTGGAACTCCCTTGGATCTTCTAGTAGGTCCTCCTGGGACTCCTTAGGATCTTCGGTGAGATCTGATGGTACCAGTAATGCTCGTCAGCGACGGCGTCGAGCGCGATCAGACCCTCGTATGGATGCTGGGGTCTTGCACCGCTTGGCCTTCACCGTATGGCACACCGCCTTGCACATCGAAAAAGAGGTCAGAAGTGCCGGCTGACCCATCCATCTCACCCACAacaaccaccaccactaccaccaccagcACCTTTCGTGCCTGCATGACATGACCTGACCTGAACCCTGACCCTTGCCCTGCCTGGCGCCATTCCCGGTATGAGCATGTGTAATGACCCTGGTATGTTGTTGGAGTCTGGCCTGTTTAAGCGATGTGCCCTTGGTGCCCAACACAGCATAGGACTCAACAATGGTCTGCCATTTTCAGTGGCGTCTACCTCATTAGTGATGAACCACATCACCATTCATGTTTTTCAGTTTGTATCTTATTTCActcacaatacaatatatatatatatatatatatatatatatatatatatatatatatatatatatatatatatatatatatatatatatatatatatatatatatatgtatatatatatgaatatatacacacacacatacatatatatatatatatatatatatatatatatatatatatatatatatatatatatatatgtatatatgtatatatatatatatatatatatatatatatatatatatatatatatatatatatatacgtgcgcacgtacatacccacatacacacacacacacatatatatatatatatatatacatacatatatatatatatatatatatatatatatatatatatatatatatatatactgtttttattacACTTTTAACGTAGTGTTGGTTGCACGCTTTGATGCTTTTGGCTGTAGATTGCAAGTGAAATAGATACCTGTAGTGTAAAATGAAAACTTTGGTTTTATTACACGTTGTTAATGTACTATATGAAATTTCCTTTACTTTTTCGTTTTGCATGAGAATCCAATGTGATTCTAGTATGAATAGTGCTCATAATCCATCTCCCACAAATTGATCCTTAGTTCTTTAAAGACAAGACAGCTGCCCGGCTGGAACGTAATGCATTTTTATTCTCTGTTAAAAAAGTTAAGCATATTCTtggaatttgtattattatttttgtagttatttATGTATAGATAGGTTTCTATACAGTATTATGtaagcataaagagagagagagagagagagagagagagagagagagagagagagagagagagagagagagagagagagagagagagagagaattatgccaCCTTTTTTGTATAGTGAAATTTTGAGCCCCAAATCAATATCTGGAGAGTAATCGCAGTTaggataataaaatttatttttatttatatttctcattCATGTGTTAGGAGAGAACAACTTCCTGGTTTCTCACTTGTGTGGCtcaatttatttgtattttgttgTGCGGTGAAAAGCCTTCTCACATAGAAGACGTTGGCTCAAGAGAGAACTAGACTATTCAATAATGAATGAAACCGTGTTCATGAAGTTTCAAGTGTTTCTTATTCATAGTAGTCACGTCCATCTCATCAACAGACTCTACTTATCCTGGGCTCCCTCATTGTTGTCTTGCTTGAACTTTCGTGTTTGCTGTGTAGCCTACCAAGATGCTTCTCTTCCTTGTATTCAGCTGCTCCTGGAAATAACCATTTCTTGATTTTCTTCTCTCACACAATGAATGTGATTATATCAATTCCAGATTGTTTTTTGTTCGTACTCAAACATTAGTAACAGACAATAGTTCATCTTTTTATGTAAGCTGAAATGTtttcacatgatatatatatatatatatatatatatatatatatatatatatatatatatatatatatatatatatatatatatatatatatatatatataatgtctactcTTTCCAGACTCAAGTTTCATGTAGAAAGTTCAGTTCAACAGCCGTACATTGTATTAATTTCATTCAGTATTTCATCATCCTTATCAACCATCCTAACACCATTGTGGTATAAAATTcagtttttttcaaaatatttcagtgaatatatttatgtgccaccttaTCCCGTCACTAGTTGACTTTTTACAAATAGCTATTTGATTACTTAAGCATTTTCATCTATAGTATGTTTATTTCTGGTCAGGGGAATAAATTCTGTCATGTTTCCTTTACCAAAATGAATTTCATGGCTTACATTCATCGACGGCAGATTTTTGCAACCAATCAATTTGCACCAGTACCTTCAAATCTTGTATCAGTCACTTTTATTCATTTTCCGAAAACAAGAAGCATTATCCATCCGAATACCATGTACATATTTTGAGAAAACGTCTAGAAATACCATTCTCTCCTTGTTTTGTAAGTGTACTTTATTCGGTAAGCCATCTGCATGGTTCTACTCCTATGTAGAATATTGTATCCCTCACAATAACTTTATTGTTTACAGCAATCGAAAAATATTTCATTAGTTTGTAAGTTCTTCTGCACCTCTTGCACCTGCTTTCTCTCCGTTGGAAGTTTCCCTTTGCCTTCCGGCTTTTCCCATTTACATTTCATTTCCATGATATTCGTTTAATATACTGTTCCTGTTTAGAAGAGTGCATTGTTAACGAACGTATTTAAATGTGACCTCTTTTGAAATATACATTCTAATGATCTAATCTCTAAGAATATGcctatttataaagaaatatgcCACCAAATCATTTTGCAATTGGTTTTCTAGGTTATAGCCGTAAGAAAATCTACATTGCCAAACAGAAGCCTTTAGCTTTATTGTAAGAAATGTTTTCTACTTTGTGGGTGCAGAAGATACTGTTTGTTATATGGCAAGAAATAGCTGGGTGGGGACGTTAGAGTATTTCAAAACGTTCTTTGTGGAAGGAAAAAGGTGCAAACATTTAATGGAATCAAGAATCTTTTATTACTCTATGCAGGTAAGGTTACAAGATCTGAAATATAAGAGCGTGAATAGTAGCTGTGAAATGAGCCACgttgaatatctattttttttaatcaaataaaccGTTGGAGGGGGCAAAGAACGGAAGACtgtatagaaattataatttttggtGTAGTAAAGGACGCTGCAAATGTGAAAAATCTATCATCTTTAATattatagttcaccaaactttcagctgggctccacaaggaactagaagagttggaaaaccctggcctacatggctgaggactatgaagcgtgaagtaggagatgatgaatggcgaggtattgatttaaaggtgcaaaatagagacaactggcgaaatctaaccgaggccctttgcgtcaataggcttaggagatgatatatatatatatatatatatatatatatatatatatatatatatatatgtataaatatatatatatatatatatatatatatatatatatatactgtatatatatatatataaatatatatatatatatatatatacagtatatatatatatatatatatatatatatatatatatatatatatatatatatatatatatataaaccgggtCAAATGGGATGGTGCCTGTAATGTATATCGGAAGGGTAAAGGAATCTATGGCCTACATAGTCGAATGGAATTTATGGTCATTCTAATATTAGCACTTAGATAAGGGTGTTAATACAATACTATTAGTCATTGGAATAAAAGGTGTCAAACCATTTAAGCAATTCGAATATTGCTCCCATAAACTAAAATGAAGGAGAACGAATAATACTTAATAGATAATGATTAATCTATACTTCATTGCTGTGTATATGTGAAGACATGCATGTTTAATGAATGTTCCCAGATTTACACGCTGTGCAAAGGGCCTTGACCCACTGAAAATTCATATTGAGAAGAAAATTtccgttttatatttattttatggatATCGAAAATTATTTGCTTCATCAACTAATGAAAGGACGCATTGATCTGTGAACACAAATCTATCACAAATATGTATGGAAATAGTTGCGGAGTAAAAAAAATTGAAGTAgttgaactagagagagagagagagagagagagagagagagagagagagagagagagagagagagagagagagattgtttaagaAAAGATAGGAAAAAGAGAGAGGAGGGTGTGAGAATAACAATAATGCCCAGTTTTTCCATacgtttttttcttaatttgtcagTTATATGGACATCTTTCATGTATCCATAATTATCTACTATTTGTTAACTGTCTTGAAGAAGTCGTCTAGTTTGGTTTGTATTTCTTCATTATTGAAATAAagtgaaaaatgcaaattttaCGTCTAAGCATCCCCTTGTTTTGCTTAAGGATGTAAGAAATTTGGTTATTACCTTAGATATTTTGTATTCCACTAGAGCTTAAAACATCCTTATGATTTTAGGGTATTTTGGAATCCGGGTATTTAAAGACAACTGCTATTTACGCCTAGATTCGATGCTACACAATTAGAAATTtgtgttgcctttttttttttggaaaaaaaaaataatgatacatcCTTTGCGAATATTCATCAAAATCATATTCATAAACATCTGTGACCCAATGTGTATAACTAATCCACATCTCACTATTAATGttattctattatgtatatatatatatatatatatatatatatatatatatatatatata
The nucleotide sequence above comes from Palaemon carinicauda isolate YSFRI2023 chromosome 2, ASM3689809v2, whole genome shotgun sequence. Encoded proteins:
- the by gene encoding uncharacterized protein by isoform X1, whose translation is MSQPPAPPPRRHVPKPFRRQNSFAGFPSTALTIFNNNNNNFNINNNNDGRSSSKVANTVPVSTTVGSSSVGANPTTSAQVVAGPAAPPVYQPPPAGSRPPTGFYSLPRHNRPGHLSRTLGVGFHLLSRAPSSGINPGPSAAEQLGINAPSLPKAHRRNLSEGNTGESSKVLQISLGSLPRNKSSSKESSPIVSGEPKLKSSGSKKGGKDGDSKSRRRDPDYQSLPRRSQKDLPSKRSPKESESKSQSSSKKYDIEPKYKSLPRRHDGEAKYQLANTKHETDPKYQSLPRRHTGCGKCPTFPRKRNDDSSNVTRTEKKPEVIPVPQLPSSPKRQDGDTSHPPSSPKKRTSDRNVLSSPKKREVGQSPPKAFEKPLVPHLSSSPKRRHSESKYQSLVLKQYDIDPKYQELPLKKPEVDPKYQTVPQKRHDHESKYQSIPLNQSIPLKQYGADLKYQAVPQRRYELFDPKYHAVPTQRYFVDSKYQTVPQKRHDPEPRYHSVPTSVPDTNMKYQPIPAPRYDITPQYRTIPPRRHESDTRYQPPQPPKTDNYPKFQPVPLKRNGEPNYHQFTSRAQEPDPKYQQLPPKRIEPDPKFHHYPQRPNGEPNYASVPARPHEIDPKRQHPHPHPHPHPHPHPHPHTHPHQHPNQQQPHQQQPHQQQPHQQQPHQQHPHQQHPHHQHPHQQHPHQQHPHQQHQHPHQHPHPHPHQHPHAIPHVHAHPHVHTHSHGPPEYEAKYQQLPPRPDIEPKYQQILQRPDIEPNFQHLPRRPDIEPSYQPLPRRNDVEPAYQILSGRPDIEPKYQQLPRRPDIEPNLPKMPPLRSDIELKPHYTPPKPDIEPKYQHIPLRKPDGEPKYQQLPPRKVEGESKYDPKYQPLPQRRPDGEPSYQPLLPRKPDIEPKYQQLPAYRPNGDPKYPQFPLRMQEESKYSQLAPRDFDPKYQQLPTRRVEGEAKSQPLPLRRPDDETKYPQLPPRNDFDPKYQQLPPRRPEGDPRYHQLPPLRLEGEHKCQHILQKTGGYDPKFKQPLPQRVDPEPKIQHLPPRNEFDPKYQELPLRKPDGQGTYQQIPPKRHEYEFQPIMTVRPDDEHKHLLLSTVGFDYEFEPIPIIKPNYDLSYPSRKPDGDSHPKPPVSSSGQNHSAQVKDQQITSKSQVNAALLQAIKAPTPPEEEELYQPIPSQPITLYQPIPSQPIPPNPVTVVSQPDVPPSVPVTTSSVSMPLHVSVQSKPLGSVPLYETLSPKTQDDMPVYETIPPKVQTTLPLYESLVPKAPSNTPLYETLTPKPLNIEPQPAVLKTPDSDVSTAVSEPHYHSLAPKINEPEPQYQSSPDAREEDPVYQAVTPQMIQDVKENYRLLQQRKAVQEAKALAALTEPKRIKGDKYHSPTKRTFRERDSELKHSPTCRTFRERDSESKRSPTYRTFREREEAKNSPTCRTFRDRDDEVKHSPTKRTFRERDGDSKHSPTCRTFREKDLEVKHSPTKRLFKERDGDSKHQNFPKKPPKSEPKYQPLPKRREKEAESKYQSSSQRSLASRRDTAPPPNFRWPPADDNDGIYSSLEYPSEGRSDGPSEDEIYSSLGTTDDPVYQSVGESSYSRPQPPLPAPSRYRRRVDDPPPPLPPPRLTTGPVGPHNPLVSPSSGVAPPVLGPCGPRPPVPGQRDPYPVGSSTSPSPENLLMQSAPPWPHRQNQFPDNDEVYSSIPSFLSSSPEVPPATLPRAAQTGRVAPSASWNSLGSSSRSSWDSLGSSVRSDGTSNARQRRRRARSDPRMDAGVLHRLAFTVWHTALHIEKENNNEAPLTQRQPMISSRNTQSEARLNRVMAGSMGLGGSGGGANGGGPKMDVVYVTEKIISLAFPPNLDDATYTLHLREVAHMLSSKHGDNFKVFNLSQHGEISHFLPRVLELGWADHLAPALERLCSICKALDSWITQHPQHVAVLHARGGYEKLGVVIAAYMHYSNICASTDQALDRYAMKRFFDDKIGQLYHPSQKRYVQYFAGLLSGVIRINSSPLYLHTLTLYGIPHFEPTGGCHLFVKIYQGMTPIFTSGIYNLTETMRQVTIVFETVVQLRGDILLKAYSRRLLPASREVIFRVQFHTCAVSEKYLSFTRHDLDDACNDMRFPLDGSVELFFTHSPDERPQTVSNVSCDKSPCAIASWNSYENISLSYSQFEEQGVSGVSHTLGPLDGSLYATVTKKRPSQQQQQQQQQQQQQLHQQQHAPLPHSPVSPNAPSAALTPSPHGLVNGRYAASIDSGIASSNSAGAAPVSPPTSDTSRASGDSRGTAAAVAEGRVGGGVAPPLVDARQLDELLQGMLLDIQSIPDLRPCQTPAPDIDSIRCPDFNMAPKTESRPSVTGRTSLEMITTTTTIPQYVPPPPPLSPVNGYSGSTTHDSLLDSSLSTTAEDLPYHARTDSKPFSYGAVTSSPLLSRHRTTSEPAEVIHPPASPSIHRRNSRETLGQHRAGLESPSLVRRMSGSIGGSPEERGTSATTRRSPSPSPSPEPGSRGGTLHRQRSHTLTSRIMAGEGTPTSTLTRSEHTRSASRLDDSLDFSFDPHSRSFSSSGSNNLSWLQMQQRKLAERREAKVRAERGPQEARMLSELRTRMNQQQRTTTPSSRDEDGYVSDTTLLSETSRESSPVKTLAPLTINTGVTSSSTMPQKPPIGHSTPARGNSAPSSPILPTRSASRERTVRYNPPPSNQRSLPRKHSDTSHDRERPFVAVKRAHENAKPSEPGDSSSALSQLQTSPHGHINYTSYASSSTTDGLLTTVISSSNQEGLDSLDALSATLASLGSPTHPLTSTTSPPNPLSSTTTTTTTITTTAVTSTAESRHSLTAQTPQSRDDSAWQSDTESSFGGTRPITPGFPPATPTTPYLNQGLPPKSPTMQRRAHLGLSSLSSRPTIKKSASLPSKEMGVRSPSPATSQTLRQELNGHSSPAPSLYHGQSRRSSLTSLNESSEVISSHPKFVKDISKFWYKPAITRDEAISMLKDKAPGTFVVRDSNSFPGAFGLALKVSTPPPNVTSKSSDPASELVRHFLIEPTSRGVRLKGCANEPVFGSLSALVYQHSITALALPCRLMLPEKDPAGVADTVDSGVNSSSSGSSTTQLLMQGAACNVLYLHTADTESLTGPQAVKRAVSVMLAAKVTPTVVHFKVSAQGITLTDNERKLFFRRHYPVHTISHCGLDPDDRRWPHKNEEGAPLGSLRVFGFVAKKGASRTENQCHILAELEPEQPATAICNFVTKVMMTSVSRPNLV